One part of the Streptomyces sp. NBC_00286 genome encodes these proteins:
- a CDS encoding SGNH/GDSL hydrolase family protein encodes MRTRTRLGVGAAFACAALLTAVGIGWGEGGAASSLFTPPNGPYVALGDSYTAGPKIPGQTGEPAGCGRSDRNYPALVADGLGLEADEFRDVSCSGATMGDLFAPQSTGNGVNSAQLSAVSTSTRLVTLGIGGNDIGFSSLITMCVTADVRDQVENWLGDRKAKEAPCRERYVSAGTDEVGVKIKAAGERLSGALSDIKRRAPKARVYVVGYPAILPAKDAACGPAMGLVPGDVGFLRQKQQQLNAILRATARTAGAVYVDTYTPSVGRDACSDPDTRWVEPLIPLAPAAPVHPNELGERGMAHAVLRAVRVPS; translated from the coding sequence ATGAGAACTCGTACACGGCTCGGAGTGGGGGCGGCCTTCGCGTGCGCCGCGCTGCTCACCGCGGTCGGAATCGGTTGGGGCGAGGGCGGTGCTGCCTCGTCGCTCTTCACACCCCCGAACGGGCCCTACGTGGCGCTGGGTGACTCTTACACGGCCGGCCCGAAGATCCCCGGCCAGACGGGGGAGCCCGCGGGCTGTGGCCGCTCCGATCGGAACTATCCGGCGTTGGTCGCGGACGGGCTCGGTCTGGAGGCGGACGAGTTCCGCGACGTGAGCTGCAGCGGGGCCACCATGGGCGACCTGTTCGCGCCGCAGTCCACGGGCAACGGGGTCAACTCGGCCCAGTTGTCCGCTGTTTCCACCTCGACCCGGCTGGTCACCCTCGGCATCGGTGGCAACGACATCGGATTCAGCTCGCTGATCACGATGTGCGTCACGGCCGACGTCCGGGACCAGGTGGAGAACTGGCTAGGGGATAGGAAGGCGAAGGAAGCGCCGTGCCGGGAGCGGTACGTCTCCGCCGGTACCGACGAGGTCGGAGTGAAGATCAAGGCAGCGGGCGAGCGGCTGTCCGGCGCGCTGAGCGACATCAAGCGCCGCGCGCCGAAGGCCCGGGTGTACGTCGTCGGATATCCCGCGATTCTGCCGGCCAAGGATGCTGCCTGCGGACCCGCGATGGGGCTGGTGCCGGGCGATGTGGGTTTCCTACGACAGAAGCAGCAGCAGCTCAACGCCATCCTGCGCGCCACCGCGCGCACCGCCGGAGCCGTGTACGTCGACACCTACACACCCTCCGTGGGCCGAGACGCCTGCTCGGACCCGGACACACGCTGGGTTGAGCCTCTGATCCCGTTGGCTCCGGCGGCGCCGGTGCACCCCAATGAGCTCGGCGAGCGCGGGATGGCGCACGCCGTGCTGCGCGCGGTCAGAGTGCCGAGCTGA
- a CDS encoding VOC family protein, protein MALHRLTSITMGVPHVDEVGTYYEEFGLIPADVSEGERWFATRDGGRQLHIVHAPTRRLVDVHVGVDDEDDLGRASRNLQRMGITVDRGPCWISAVERATGTRAFLEIAPRVVQDSNPATPYNGPGRYERTGDRAPGVLRTDRVMPRKLGHAVVGTTDYAFTQAFFVEGLGFKISDHIKGAGTFMRCSTDHHNILVLSAPVPFLHHTSWQVDDIDDVGRGAHAMLEDHPERHIWGLGRHYGGSNFFWYLKDPAGNFSEYYSDMDCIVDDQLWTPEDLEGAQGLYSWGPPPPPSFLHPDDLAALMTGAHSG, encoded by the coding sequence ATGGCTCTGCACCGCCTGACGTCCATCACCATGGGCGTCCCACATGTGGACGAGGTCGGCACGTACTACGAGGAGTTCGGCCTCATCCCCGCGGACGTCTCGGAGGGGGAACGGTGGTTCGCCACCCGGGACGGTGGCCGGCAGCTGCACATCGTCCATGCCCCGACTCGGCGACTGGTCGACGTGCACGTCGGTGTCGACGACGAGGACGACCTCGGACGCGCCAGCCGCAATCTGCAACGCATGGGGATCACGGTCGACCGGGGCCCTTGCTGGATCAGCGCTGTCGAGAGGGCTACAGGAACCCGCGCGTTCCTGGAGATCGCACCCCGTGTCGTGCAGGACAGCAACCCCGCCACTCCGTACAACGGGCCCGGACGCTACGAACGCACCGGAGACCGTGCGCCGGGCGTGCTGCGCACCGATCGGGTCATGCCCCGAAAGCTCGGCCATGCTGTCGTTGGCACAACCGACTACGCCTTTACTCAGGCGTTCTTCGTCGAGGGCCTCGGCTTCAAGATCAGCGACCACATCAAGGGTGCCGGCACCTTTATGCGCTGCTCGACCGACCACCACAACATCCTCGTGCTTTCCGCACCAGTGCCGTTCCTGCACCACACCTCATGGCAAGTCGACGACATCGACGACGTCGGCCGCGGTGCGCACGCCATGCTCGAGGACCATCCCGAACGGCATATCTGGGGACTCGGGCGCCACTACGGTGGCTCCAACTTCTTCTGGTACCTGAAGGATCCAGCGGGCAACTTCAGCGAGTACTACTCCGACATGGACTGCATCGTCGACGACCAACTGTGGACACCGGAGGACCTCGAGGGTGCCCAGGGCCTCTACTCGTGGGGACCGCCACCACCGCCGTCGTTCCTGCACCCGGACGACCTCGCAGCGCTGATGACCGGAGCCCACTCCGGCTGA
- a CDS encoding fumarylacetoacetate hydrolase family protein — MRVANLKGRLVVVTGDPGHEIAQDVEKASGGRFGPDPQGVYQDWGAFTTWAATAGWEMGSPFSADDLGSPVPAPRQVFAIGLNYGEHAAEAGYDAPTTTPPVFTKFPSCITGPRAAIEIPQGGHVDWEVELVVVIGRHAHRVSAGDAFDCIAGYSVGQDISERVLQMAATPPQFSMGKSLPGFGPVGPWLVTLDELADPDDLELGCAINGEPVQLGRTSNLIFSVPALVATLSASTPLLPGDVIFTGTPSGVGIGRDPQRWLADGDVLTSHVEGIGELRNRMFAATPSTT, encoded by the coding sequence ATGCGCGTTGCCAACCTGAAGGGCCGTCTCGTCGTCGTCACCGGTGATCCCGGGCACGAGATTGCCCAAGACGTCGAAAAGGCCAGTGGAGGCCGGTTCGGCCCCGACCCGCAAGGCGTCTACCAGGACTGGGGTGCCTTTACCACCTGGGCGGCGACGGCCGGCTGGGAGATGGGCTCCCCGTTCTCGGCCGACGACCTGGGATCGCCAGTGCCCGCACCGAGGCAGGTCTTCGCGATCGGGCTCAACTACGGCGAGCACGCGGCGGAGGCCGGGTACGACGCGCCCACGACGACGCCGCCGGTGTTCACGAAGTTCCCCAGCTGCATCACAGGGCCCCGAGCAGCCATCGAGATACCGCAAGGGGGTCATGTCGACTGGGAAGTTGAGCTCGTAGTCGTCATCGGTCGCCATGCCCATCGTGTGTCTGCGGGGGATGCGTTCGACTGCATCGCGGGCTACTCGGTGGGGCAGGACATTTCCGAGCGGGTTCTGCAGATGGCGGCAACGCCGCCGCAGTTCAGCATGGGCAAGTCACTGCCCGGCTTCGGACCCGTCGGGCCGTGGCTGGTGACCTTGGACGAGCTCGCCGACCCGGACGACCTCGAGCTGGGCTGCGCGATCAACGGGGAGCCGGTGCAGCTCGGCCGTACCAGCAACCTGATCTTCTCCGTCCCGGCGCTGGTCGCCACTCTCTCGGCGAGCACTCCGCTGCTGCCCGGTGACGTCATATTCACCGGCACACCGTCCGGTGTCGGCATCGGTCGTGATCCGCAGCGCTGGCTGGCTGACGGTGACGTACTCACCAGCCACGTAGAAGGCATCGGCGAGCTGCGGAATCGCATGTTCGCTGCCACACCGAGCACCACCTGA
- a CDS encoding acyl-CoA dehydrogenase family protein: MTTVTDRSFGTGGVPTTAELLARIAEIQPLIRKNAAQGEQDRRVVEESIQACRDAGLFKVAQPKRYGGYETSMRTMLDVSAGVGEADGGTAWVVALLNVCAWMTGLFPQQAQDDVWADDPDALVSGVLTPSSESRRVEGGYQVTGRWFWNSGSYHASWAVLGIPVTDDRGEVVDQGLVLVPRSDLAFEETWFVAGMKSTGSNCLTATDVFVPDHRVISVPQAIEGNYGTERTEEVMFRSPFVPFLALVLTGTQLGLGRAALDIVRANAGKKPVSYTFYTTQADSVAFQLQLAEAAMMIDTAHLHAYRAADDIDRAAAAGEYPDYLARARVRADTGWIVDHITKAIDILLTAHGAGSFAEANPLQRIWRDSAVAARHAVATPAIGYEVYGKALLDRDDHITPLV, from the coding sequence ATGACCACTGTGACCGACCGTTCCTTCGGCACGGGTGGCGTCCCGACCACAGCCGAGCTGCTCGCGCGCATCGCCGAGATCCAGCCGCTGATACGCAAGAACGCCGCTCAAGGTGAGCAGGATCGCCGGGTCGTCGAGGAGAGTATCCAGGCTTGTCGCGACGCCGGCCTGTTCAAGGTTGCGCAGCCCAAACGGTATGGCGGCTACGAGACGTCGATGCGCACGATGCTCGACGTTTCGGCCGGCGTTGGGGAGGCTGACGGCGGCACCGCCTGGGTGGTCGCCCTGCTCAACGTGTGCGCATGGATGACGGGGCTCTTCCCGCAACAGGCCCAGGACGACGTGTGGGCCGATGATCCCGACGCTCTGGTCTCGGGCGTGCTCACCCCATCCTCCGAGTCCCGCAGGGTGGAGGGCGGCTACCAGGTCACCGGACGTTGGTTCTGGAACTCCGGTTCGTACCACGCCTCGTGGGCCGTGCTCGGCATCCCGGTCACTGACGACCGGGGTGAGGTCGTCGACCAGGGGCTGGTCCTGGTCCCGCGCAGCGACCTCGCATTCGAGGAGACCTGGTTCGTCGCCGGGATGAAGTCCACTGGCAGCAACTGCCTGACCGCCACGGACGTTTTCGTACCCGACCATCGCGTGATCTCGGTGCCGCAGGCGATCGAAGGCAACTACGGCACCGAGCGGACTGAGGAGGTGATGTTCCGGTCGCCGTTCGTGCCCTTCCTCGCGCTTGTGCTGACCGGCACGCAGCTCGGCCTGGGCCGCGCGGCGCTGGACATCGTCCGAGCGAATGCCGGGAAGAAGCCTGTTTCGTACACCTTCTACACCACGCAGGCGGACTCGGTCGCCTTCCAGCTCCAGCTGGCCGAAGCCGCCATGATGATCGACACCGCCCATCTCCACGCCTACCGGGCAGCTGACGACATCGACCGGGCGGCCGCGGCCGGCGAGTACCCGGACTACCTGGCCCGCGCCCGTGTCCGGGCCGACACCGGATGGATCGTCGACCACATCACGAAGGCGATCGACATCCTGCTCACCGCTCACGGCGCGGGGAGCTTTGCCGAGGCCAACCCGCTCCAGCGGATCTGGCGCGACTCCGCGGTCGCCGCCCGCCACGCCGTGGCCACCCCCGCCATCGGCTACGAGGTCTACGGCAAAGCCCTGCTCGACCGCGACGACCACATCACCCCGCTGGTCTGA